Proteins encoded within one genomic window of Phycisphaerae bacterium:
- a CDS encoding ERCC4 domain-containing protein, with amino-acid sequence MLLRSWRTLQASYSGGLSLPGRGGAMTTKPPIAPMTIIVDTREQLGFDFAGLANDVELTVIRARLNEGDYALCVPDITPFDQRIVIERKSIGDLFSSLTHGRGRFEMEAARLSGYGYAGLVVESDLAAIQTPDLEYPTMTNPRSILASLSAWSLRFGLHIWPCPTRSFAEYQTFDLLWRWHIRHQPAPKVRRRPKAGSWGRS; translated from the coding sequence GTGTTGCTGCGTTCCTGGCGGACGCTGCAGGCAAGCTATTCCGGCGGACTATCGCTGCCAGGGAGGGGGGGCGCCATGACCACTAAACCGCCCATTGCCCCCATGACCATCATCGTCGACACCCGCGAGCAGTTGGGATTTGACTTTGCAGGGCTGGCCAACGATGTCGAGCTTACGGTCATAAGGGCGAGGCTTAACGAAGGCGATTACGCCCTTTGTGTCCCTGATATCACCCCGTTTGACCAGCGCATCGTTATTGAGCGGAAAAGTATCGGCGATCTGTTCAGTTCACTGACCCATGGACGGGGTCGTTTTGAGATGGAAGCGGCCAGACTAAGCGGCTACGGCTACGCTGGCCTTGTCGTCGAATCCGACCTTGCGGCGATCCAGACCCCGGACCTGGAGTATCCGACGATGACGAATCCGAGATCCATCCTGGCGTCATTGTCGGCGTGGTCGCTGAGATTCGGGCTTCACATCTGGCCATGCCCGACTAGATCGTTCGCCGAATATCAAACGTTTGATCTGCTGTGGCGATGGCACATCCGGCATCAGCCCGCACCCAAGGTCCGCAGGCGGCCGAAGGCCGGATCATGGGGGCGGTCATGA
- a CDS encoding helix-turn-helix domain-containing protein — protein sequence MFLGGISVSLLDQLVRRGDIPAVRIGARVAFDPRDLLTWADTRKARAPAKMEVANEK from the coding sequence ATGTTTCTTGGCGGAATCTCGGTGTCCCTGCTCGATCAGCTCGTTCGACGCGGCGACATCCCCGCTGTGAGGATCGGGGCTCGGGTCGCGTTTGATCCTCGTGACCTGTTGACGTGGGCAGACACCCGTAAAGCACGCGCCCCGGCAAAGATGGAGGTGGCCAATGAGAAATGA